From one Burkholderia latens genomic stretch:
- a CDS encoding sigma-54 interaction domain-containing protein, with amino-acid sequence MMNDWARLPVNYGDVLRRAAESLFRTFEDSSAGTVVVDRDARVVWMNERYAARFGFADPQQAVGLDCEAVIPNSLMREVVSTGQPILLDIMETGREPLVVTRLPLKNEAGETVGAIGFALFDQLKTLTPIFSRYAQLQQQLIATQRSLAQARRAKYTFASFVGTSAASLETKRQARRAAQVDSPVLLLGETGTGKELLAHAIHAASARALQPLVTVNVAAIPDTLLETEFFGAAPGAYTGADRKGRVGKFELADRGTLFLDEIGDMPLPLQGKLLRVLQDKEFEPVGSNRIVRADVRIIAATSADLPALVEAGRFRADLYYRLNVLTIHAPPLRERASDIAALVYATLEELAAQHGRAAHCELTDDALRMLCAYPWPGNVRELRNTLERALMLSDRAVIDADALAPFLGPVRMGPDSVPAGTRAAASPVGRDTGGTPNAAGTPVVPYVDALAAWERRFLIDALAACDGKVTEAAARIGIGRATLYKKMSALGIDR; translated from the coding sequence ATGATGAACGACTGGGCCCGCCTGCCTGTGAATTACGGCGACGTGCTGCGGCGCGCGGCCGAATCGCTGTTTCGCACGTTCGAGGATTCGAGTGCGGGCACGGTGGTCGTCGATCGCGACGCGCGGGTCGTGTGGATGAACGAACGTTATGCGGCGCGCTTCGGCTTCGCCGATCCGCAGCAGGCGGTCGGGCTCGACTGCGAGGCGGTGATTCCGAACAGCCTGATGCGCGAGGTCGTATCGACCGGACAGCCGATCCTGCTCGACATCATGGAGACGGGCCGCGAGCCGCTCGTCGTCACGCGGCTGCCGCTGAAGAACGAGGCGGGCGAGACCGTCGGCGCGATTGGCTTCGCGCTGTTCGACCAGTTGAAGACGCTCACGCCGATCTTTTCCCGTTACGCGCAGCTTCAGCAGCAGCTGATCGCGACGCAGCGTTCGCTCGCGCAGGCGCGCCGCGCGAAATACACGTTCGCGAGCTTCGTCGGCACGAGCGCGGCAAGCCTTGAAACGAAGCGGCAGGCGCGCCGCGCCGCGCAGGTCGATTCGCCGGTTCTGCTGCTCGGCGAGACGGGCACCGGCAAGGAACTGCTCGCGCATGCGATCCACGCGGCATCGGCGCGCGCGCTCCAGCCGCTCGTGACGGTCAACGTCGCGGCGATACCCGACACGCTGCTTGAAACCGAATTCTTCGGCGCCGCGCCGGGCGCGTATACCGGCGCCGATCGCAAAGGGCGCGTGGGCAAGTTCGAGCTGGCCGATCGCGGCACGCTGTTTCTCGACGAGATCGGCGACATGCCGCTGCCGCTGCAGGGCAAGCTGCTCCGCGTGCTGCAGGACAAGGAGTTCGAACCGGTCGGCTCGAACCGGATCGTGCGTGCGGACGTGCGCATCATCGCGGCCACGTCCGCCGATCTGCCGGCGCTGGTCGAGGCCGGCCGCTTCCGCGCGGATCTGTACTACCGGCTCAATGTGCTGACGATTCACGCACCGCCGCTGCGCGAGCGTGCGTCGGACATCGCGGCGCTCGTCTACGCAACGCTCGAGGAGCTGGCGGCGCAGCACGGCCGCGCCGCGCACTGCGAGCTGACCGACGATGCGTTGCGGATGCTGTGCGCATACCCGTGGCCGGGGAATGTGCGCGAGTTGCGCAACACGCTCGAGCGCGCGCTGATGCTGTCGGATCGCGCGGTCATCGATGCGGATGCGCTCGCGCCATTCCTCGGCCCGGTGCGCATGGGGCCGGACAGCGTGCCTGCGGGCACGCGCGCTGCTGCGTCGCCGGTCGGCCGAGACACCGGCGGCACGCCGAATGCGGCGGGTACGCCGGTCGTGCCGTATGTCGACGCATTGGCTGCCTGGGAGCGCCGATTCCTGATCGACGCGCTGGCGGCCTGCGACGGAAAGGTGACCGAAGCCGCGGCTCGCATCGGCATTGGGCGCGCAACGCTGTACAAGAAAATGAGCGCACTGGGCATCGACCGATAG
- a CDS encoding GntP family permease, giving the protein MSFVIVLAALAFLMFAAYRGYSVILFAPIAALGAVLLTEPAAVAPVFSGIFMEKMVGFVKLYFPVFMLGAVFGKVIELSGFSESIVHAAIRYIGRSRANAVIVAVCALLTYGGVSLFVVVFAVYPFAAELYRQSNIPKRLMPGAIALGAFSFTMDSLPGTPQIQNIIPTTFFKTTAWAAPVLGTIGSLFIIVVGLTYLEWRRRSAMAKGEGYGTSLVNEPERVEAKSLPHPALAILPLILVGVSNFAFTKLIPQWYGAASYTVAPEVLPGVHAPVTTSIKTVVAIWSVEAALLLGIVLVILTAFKRVSGRFAAGSKAAVAGALLAAMNTASEYGFGGVIAALPGFLVVSDALKSIPNPLVNAAVSVSSLAGITGSASGGMSIALAAMSDLFIKGAQAANIPLDVLHRVVAMASGGMDTLPHNGAVITLLAVTGLTHRESYRDIFAVTLIKTVAVFFVIAVYYTTGLV; this is encoded by the coding sequence TTGTCTTTCGTGATCGTCCTCGCCGCGCTGGCGTTCCTGATGTTTGCCGCGTATCGCGGCTACAGCGTGATCCTGTTCGCGCCCATCGCCGCACTAGGCGCCGTCCTGCTGACCGAACCCGCCGCCGTCGCCCCGGTCTTCTCCGGCATCTTCATGGAGAAGATGGTCGGCTTCGTCAAACTCTATTTCCCGGTGTTCATGCTCGGCGCCGTGTTCGGCAAGGTGATCGAGCTGTCCGGGTTCTCCGAGTCGATCGTCCATGCGGCCATCCGATATATCGGCCGCTCGCGCGCGAATGCGGTGATCGTCGCGGTGTGCGCGCTGCTCACCTATGGCGGCGTATCGCTGTTCGTCGTGGTGTTTGCCGTCTATCCGTTCGCGGCCGAGCTCTATCGCCAGAGCAACATTCCGAAGCGGCTGATGCCGGGCGCGATCGCGCTGGGCGCGTTCTCGTTCACGATGGACTCGCTGCCGGGCACGCCGCAGATCCAGAACATCATCCCGACCACGTTCTTCAAGACGACCGCGTGGGCCGCGCCGGTGCTGGGCACGATCGGCTCGCTGTTCATCATCGTCGTCGGTCTTACGTATCTGGAATGGCGCCGCCGTTCGGCGATGGCGAAGGGCGAAGGCTACGGCACGTCGCTCGTCAACGAGCCGGAGCGCGTCGAGGCGAAGTCGCTGCCGCATCCGGCGCTGGCGATCCTGCCGCTGATCCTCGTCGGCGTGTCGAACTTCGCGTTCACGAAGCTGATCCCGCAGTGGTACGGCGCCGCGTCGTACACGGTCGCGCCGGAAGTGCTGCCCGGCGTGCATGCGCCCGTCACGACGTCGATCAAGACGGTCGTCGCGATCTGGTCGGTCGAAGCCGCGTTGCTGCTCGGGATCGTGCTGGTCATCCTGACCGCGTTCAAGCGCGTCAGCGGCCGCTTCGCCGCGGGCTCGAAAGCCGCCGTTGCCGGCGCGCTGCTCGCCGCGATGAACACCGCGTCGGAATACGGCTTCGGCGGCGTGATCGCTGCGCTGCCGGGCTTTCTCGTCGTCAGCGATGCGCTGAAGAGCATTCCGAACCCGCTCGTGAACGCGGCGGTGTCGGTCAGTTCGCTCGCGGGCATCACGGGTTCGGCGTCAGGCGGCATGAGCATCGCGCTCGCGGCGATGTCGGACCTGTTCATCAAGGGCGCGCAGGCGGCCAACATTCCACTGGACGTGCTGCACCGCGTCGTCGCGATGGCCAGCGGCGGCATGGACACGCTGCCGCACAACGGCGCGGTGATCACGCTGCTCGCGGTCACCGGCCTCACGCACCGCGAGTCGTACCGCGACATTTTCGCGGTCACGCTGATCAAGACGGTCGCCGTCTTCTTCGTGATCGCCGTGTACTACACGACGGGCCTGGTTTAA
- a CDS encoding DUF4148 domain-containing protein, whose product MKRLIPAIAIAVAVSAPLAAHAQSKPPLTRAQVHAEVKALKQAGFQPSDWFYPASIVSAEAKIARQQNSGYGNDRGASSESSQ is encoded by the coding sequence ATGAAGCGCCTGATCCCAGCAATTGCCATCGCCGTGGCCGTGTCGGCGCCGCTCGCCGCGCACGCGCAATCGAAGCCGCCGCTGACGCGCGCGCAGGTCCATGCCGAAGTAAAGGCGCTCAAGCAAGCCGGCTTCCAGCCGAGCGACTGGTTCTATCCGGCCAGCATCGTGTCCGCCGAGGCAAAGATCGCCCGCCAGCAAAACAGCGGATACGGCAACGATCGCGGCGCATCGTCCGAATCGAGCCAGTAA
- a CDS encoding thioredoxin family protein, with protein sequence MKIVLRHLTAACLFAATGAVLAANPPQRAVVSNPSADAAHLPPGIAWQHGDVDAAFALAKRTGKPLLLYWGAVWCPSCNQVKSTIFSQQAFKTRSSFFVPVYLDGDTESAQKLGERFKVHGYPTMILFRPDGTEVTRLPGEADLDRYMQALSLGMTATHPVRQTLAAALNGGTALTPDEWHLLADYSWDTDGALPVPADRVAVTLQTLSQRARAAGSKADAARFALKSAVVAASDDPAQAGALDKPALADALRAVLREPALARADSDVLVAAPARVVAYLGNDGALRAAYDTALARLSTDTTLSSIDRLMALHGRVLLARGDARGGRPLEAPALVATVRKRIAASVQGAANAYERQALVSEAADTLTDAGLYDESDVLLKAELPRSSTPYYFMSGLAANAKARGDNAAALDWYRKAYDSASGPATKLRWGATYFANAVALAPDDSARIEAIATSVLAQAGKTRDAFYGANLRALTKVVTQLNRWRGAGAHDASVRSVVKQFDAVCTKLPAGDPQAAACEKLIQPVKA encoded by the coding sequence ATGAAAATCGTTCTCCGTCATCTGACAGCTGCCTGCCTGTTCGCCGCCACGGGTGCGGTGCTTGCCGCCAACCCGCCGCAACGCGCGGTCGTCTCGAACCCGTCGGCCGACGCCGCCCATCTGCCGCCCGGCATCGCGTGGCAGCACGGTGACGTCGATGCCGCGTTCGCGCTCGCGAAGCGCACCGGCAAGCCGCTGCTGCTGTACTGGGGCGCGGTGTGGTGCCCGTCGTGCAACCAGGTGAAGTCGACGATCTTCAGCCAGCAGGCGTTCAAGACGCGTTCGTCGTTCTTCGTGCCGGTGTATCTCGACGGCGACACCGAAAGCGCGCAGAAGCTCGGCGAGCGCTTCAAGGTGCACGGCTATCCGACGATGATCCTGTTCCGTCCGGATGGCACCGAGGTGACGCGGCTGCCGGGCGAAGCCGATCTCGACCGCTACATGCAGGCATTGTCGCTCGGGATGACGGCCACACACCCGGTACGGCAGACGCTCGCGGCTGCGCTGAACGGCGGCACGGCGCTTACGCCGGACGAGTGGCATCTGCTTGCCGACTATTCGTGGGATACCGACGGCGCGCTGCCGGTGCCGGCCGATCGTGTCGCGGTGACGCTGCAGACGCTGTCGCAACGTGCGCGCGCGGCTGGCTCGAAGGCGGATGCCGCGCGTTTCGCGCTGAAGTCGGCGGTGGTCGCGGCGTCGGACGATCCCGCGCAGGCCGGTGCGCTCGACAAGCCGGCGCTCGCCGATGCGCTGCGTGCGGTGCTGCGCGAGCCGGCGCTCGCGCGGGCCGACTCCGACGTGCTGGTTGCGGCGCCCGCGCGCGTGGTCGCGTACCTCGGCAACGACGGCGCGCTGCGCGCCGCATACGACACTGCGCTTGCGCGCCTGTCGACCGACACCACGCTATCGTCGATCGACCGGCTGATGGCATTGCACGGCCGCGTGCTGCTGGCGCGCGGCGACGCACGCGGCGGCCGCCCGCTCGAAGCGCCGGCGCTGGTCGCTACCGTCCGCAAGCGGATCGCCGCGTCGGTGCAGGGCGCCGCGAATGCGTACGAACGGCAGGCGCTCGTCAGCGAAGCGGCGGACACGCTGACCGACGCAGGGCTGTACGACGAATCGGACGTGCTGCTGAAGGCCGAGCTGCCGCGTTCGTCGACGCCGTACTACTTCATGTCGGGATTGGCGGCGAACGCGAAGGCGCGCGGCGACAATGCCGCGGCGCTCGACTGGTATCGGAAGGCATACGATTCGGCGAGCGGCCCGGCGACGAAGCTGCGCTGGGGCGCGACCTATTTCGCGAACGCGGTCGCGTTGGCGCCGGACGATTCGGCGCGGATCGAGGCGATTGCGACGAGTGTGCTCGCGCAGGCCGGCAAGACCCGCGACGCGTTTTACGGCGCGAACCTTCGCGCGCTGACCAAGGTCGTCACGCAACTGAACCGCTGGCGCGGCGCGGGCGCGCATGATGCGTCGGTCAGGTCGGTCGTGAAGCAGTTCGACGCGGTTTGCACCAAGCTGCCGGCGGGGGACCCGCAGGCAGCGGCATGCGAGAAACTGATTCAGCCGGTAAAGGCGTGA
- a CDS encoding DedA family protein/thiosulfate sulfurtransferase GlpE — MLRDLVAQYGPLLVFANVLAAAVGLPVPAMPTLVLFGAMAAMHPAMIGSQLVTVLALSVLGALIGDTVWYVAGRRYGGATLKTICRLSLSRDTCVKKTERFFGRYGVRVLAVARFIPGLSLVSVPMAGALGTRYRTFAGYDALGAALWTIVGLVAGVVFYRQIDWLFAGASRLGRAVLLVIVALLAIYAAVRWMRRRALIRQLASARIGVDELDRLMNDPAAPVLLDVRSPEHRKLDPFTIPGAQFADERNIADIVARYPLSQKFVVYCSCPNEVTAALMAKRLLDAGFTDALPLRGGLDAWRDTGRQLTSLVEEMPAANDPVAGLHKPA, encoded by the coding sequence ATGCTCCGTGACCTCGTCGCCCAATACGGGCCGCTTCTCGTGTTCGCCAACGTGCTGGCAGCCGCCGTCGGTCTGCCGGTGCCGGCGATGCCGACGCTGGTGCTGTTCGGCGCGATGGCGGCGATGCATCCGGCGATGATCGGCTCGCAGCTCGTGACGGTGCTCGCGCTGTCGGTGCTTGGCGCGCTGATCGGGGACACCGTGTGGTACGTCGCCGGGCGGCGCTACGGCGGCGCAACGCTGAAAACGATCTGCCGGCTGTCGCTGTCGCGCGATACCTGCGTGAAGAAGACCGAACGCTTCTTCGGCCGCTACGGCGTGCGCGTGCTCGCGGTAGCACGGTTCATTCCCGGGCTGTCGCTGGTATCGGTGCCGATGGCCGGCGCGCTCGGCACGCGCTATCGCACGTTCGCCGGTTACGATGCGCTCGGCGCCGCGCTGTGGACGATCGTCGGGCTCGTCGCGGGGGTCGTGTTCTACCGCCAGATCGACTGGCTGTTCGCCGGCGCGAGCCGGCTCGGCCGCGCGGTGCTGCTGGTGATCGTCGCGCTGCTGGCGATCTATGCGGCCGTGCGCTGGATGCGCCGCCGCGCGCTGATCCGCCAGCTCGCGAGCGCGCGCATTGGCGTCGACGAACTCGACCGGCTGATGAACGACCCGGCCGCGCCGGTGCTGCTCGACGTGCGTTCGCCCGAGCATCGCAAGCTCGACCCGTTCACGATTCCGGGCGCGCAGTTCGCGGACGAGCGAAACATCGCGGACATCGTCGCGCGTTATCCGCTGTCGCAGAAGTTCGTCGTGTACTGCTCGTGTCCGAATGAAGTGACGGCCGCGCTGATGGCCAAGCGCCTGCTCGACGCGGGCTTCACCGATGCGCTGCCGCTGCGCGGCGGCCTCGATGCGTGGCGCGACACCGGGCGCCAGCTCACGTCGCTGGTGGAAGAAATGCCCGCCGCGAACGATCCGGTGGCGGGACTGCACAAGCCGGCCTGA